The sequence below is a genomic window from Plasmodium vivax scf_6590 genomic scaffold, whole genome shotgun sequence.
ATTACGATTTCGcgtcatattttataaagaaatgaGTCCTCTTTTTTCGAATGTTCCACGGAATTTATGTTATCATAATcaacattttttgaaaagtatcatacattaaaaaaggcCCTTTTTCGCTTTATCAATGATATGAAACTCTTAATTAGtaaaatgtgttaatttttttatttgctgaACTAAGTGTACAAATAATCTTCTTACGTATTCATGTAAAACTATAAATATTCgtattttcaattaaaagGCTTCATTAAAACACATTGTGTGTAACGTCAGAAAATTAGTTAATGTGTAAACACGCCACAATAGAAATTGAATAAATACATATctacaaaaattatgatgTAGAAAAGGCTTTAAATCTAAAGTATGAAAGCGAAGACTATATTTTAGTATCAAAGACACAAGCACAATTCCTTAGATGTACCCTTAATAATAACCATTATAAAACGAAATTTTTACCTGCCCTAAATATGAAAAGTATACCTAAAAGATTTAAGTTAgtgaattattaatataatatatttagtaaGAGCGATGCAAAGTATAAACGCTTAAAATCTTATCATGATTTCGTCGAGTTATGAATATATTAGAAGATaacaaaaattacatttgaagcattatgaataataatctcattattttacaattacTCATATGAACAATTATTAATTTGcatgtgttttttatttataataattcattgatttattttaaaaatgtaatactTCTATGTTAAGACACATTTATTCGTAGCATTTATAATTAGAATTCTTAATATATACCGAattgtaatattataaagCTCTAATGCGAAAAAACTATatccaaataaataaatgtgtctacacatatacatatattattttcccaaattattaatttataagaaGAATAGGTAAGATtacgtaataaaaaataatggcaGACTGGCGGAAACGTAATAGTATGGTAACTGATATGTACCAAAAACTGTATGGTCCTACATGTACGAGTGATtatattaaaacaaaaactgAAATTGaacataaaattgataaatttaACTATAGTGACCCAAAAAATTACTGTAGAAATTGCCAtgaaataaggaaaaatataactgaAAAATCTAAACAGTTACAGCATTGTTATCGTTTATCAGGATTTCATCCAATTGAAAGTATTTACAGAATAAAGGAATTTATAAACAAATGTCCTGATCCTCCTAAATGTAAAAACCCTGTCGTGCCTCCTCCCAATAGACCGGTTCcagaaaaacaaacaaataaagaTCCTTGTAGAGGAGATGCGAAATGTAAACCAAAAACCGTTCCtgcaaaggaacaaaaagcTAAATCACCAGGATTAGTTTCACGGAATCCTAAAAGTAGAAGTCCAGAAGTACAAAATTCACTAGAACGAAATATTGGCTCTTctaaagaaaaagtaaattcACTAAAAGAACCCCAAACAACGCCTTCTACTGGTTCTCTTGGTACTCAAGATGATAGGTCTAAATCAATAGTTCGTCAGTCTTCGGTTAATCCTGAAACAATAGTAACTCAGACGGAACCCTTAATCGTCTAAACTCCCCCTGCAAACGGTGAATTAGGTAACCCTAAAGGTGAACTATCATCACAGAGTCGTGATACTGGGGATTCCCATTCAAGTAGTAGTTCTCAAGTagaagatataaaaaaaggtatttCTGCAGCTGATCAACCTGGTGGCCAAAATGCAGGCTGTAATCAGCATCAAGATCAATGTGTTCGTGCTCAAATAAATCAAGGTTTAATCGATGATAATAAGGAAGCTGCTGCTGCAAATTCTGTTAATGGATCTATTGTAGATAAAAGTACTCTTGGTGAAGAACATGTTGATGGACAGCATCCTTCTAGAATTCAGGATACAAGTGGTATTACAACACCATCTAATAATTTAGCTTCTGGTGATGAATTTCTTGTTCCTCAAGGCGGAATTGGTACAGGTGGTGATGGAGGTCATAATCATGATGCTTCACATAGTCCAAATAGCGATCATATTGATGTTTTACGTGTTAACACTGCTGACGGTGAAAGTTCTGGTATTGAAGGTTCTCATTCCTTAAGAGTTGTCAGTGATGTTTTATGTAATGGAGATTCTTGTATTACAGGACAAGGTGACGAATTAACTGATGATGTTGGTGATAAATCaggtatatttaataaaattttcagtACAATACAAGCCAACAAAGACAATGTCATAAATACTTCAATACCCATGGGAATTGTTCTGTTGCTAagccttctttttaaagtaaaaccAAATTTACTGCATCAAAGTAATTATtcatgttattttatttatatataattattaaattgtaaatatttcaattttttttttagtacacTCCTTTATGGAGGATTCTTACTAAGAGGAATCGGAAGAAACAGTCGCATATGAACGAAAAGCTACAAAGGGTACTACAACAACCTTCAATTGGAAGTGAAGAAAGAAGTGTTCCATTTTCATATAGTGCTTTTGAATATTCATCATAGTGATCAATATGAATactaaaaaagttaaaattcttattttacattaaacattaaatatgaataccttttttagtaatttatttttagtgaACTTGTTTGTTAAATTAGCACAGAAATATTtgcatcatattttttattatacacaATTTTAGAAAAGATATAAGGAAAA
It includes:
- a CDS encoding variable surface protein Vir18-like (encoded by transcript PVX_011110A); the encoded protein is MADWRKRNSMVTDMYQKLYGPTCTSDYIKTKTEIEHKIDKFNYSDPKNYCRNCHEIRKNITEKSKQLQHCYRLSGFHPIESIYRIKEFINKCPDPPKCKNPVVPPPNRPVPEKQTNKDPCRGDAKCKPKTVPAKEQKAKSPGLVSRNPKSRSPEVQNSLERNIGSSKEKVNSLKEPQTTPSTGSLGTQDDRSKSIVRQSSVNPETISRDTGDSHSSSSSQVEDIKKGISAADQPGGQNAGCNQHQDQCVRAQINQGLIDDNKEAAAANSVNGSIVDKSTLGEEHVDGQHPSRIQDTSGITTPSNNLASGDEFLVPQGGIGTGGDGGHNHDASHSPNSDHIDVLRVNTADGESSGIEGSHSLRVVSDVLCNGDSCITGQGDELTDDVGDKSGIFNKIFSTIQANKDNVINTSIPMGIVLLLSLLFKYTPLWRILTKRNRKKQSHMNEKLQRVLQQPSIGSEERSVPFSYSAFEYSS